A region of Candidatus Woesearchaeota archaeon DNA encodes the following proteins:
- a CDS encoding M48 family metallopeptidase — translation MSELIQEALKELYPEKASVYEFDLTYSGRFRSYNANVKYNRSKMEFYLSKHWRKISDEIKIGLLQSLMLKVFGRENAQAPSTLNLELYNTFLKNIHLAIPKSKQDAILKQSFDRVNNIYCNGLVDAPNLVWGQQSTRKLGSYEYGSDKIIISSVLRNAPEELLDYVMYHELLHKKHKFNCTSGRSYHHTALFKQDESKFNKYDEMENKLRNFLIKRRIYSSLHRLTMSLAF, via the coding sequence ATGTCAGAACTTATTCAAGAAGCATTGAAAGAACTCTATCCGGAAAAAGCATCGGTGTATGAATTTGATTTAACCTACTCCGGAAGATTTAGATCATATAATGCTAATGTTAAGTACAATCGTTCTAAAATGGAATTTTATTTAAGCAAACATTGGAGAAAAATCAGTGATGAGATTAAAATTGGTTTATTGCAAAGCCTTATGTTAAAGGTATTTGGCAGAGAAAATGCGCAAGCGCCCTCTACGTTGAATTTAGAATTATATAATACCTTTCTTAAAAATATCCATCTAGCAATCCCTAAATCAAAGCAAGACGCTATTCTAAAGCAATCATTTGACCGGGTGAATAATATTTACTGTAATGGTTTAGTTGATGCGCCTAATCTAGTTTGGGGTCAGCAATCAACAAGGAAACTGGGGAGTTATGAATATGGTTCTGATAAAATTATTATCAGTTCAGTGTTAAGAAATGCTCCTGAAGAACTATTGGATTATGTGATGTATCATGAATTGCTTCATAAAAAGCATAAATTTAATTGCACTTCAGGGAGATCATATCATCACACTGCTTTATTCAAACAGGATGAATCTAAATTTAATAAGTATGATGAAATGGAAAATAAGCTGCGGAATTTTCTTATAAAAAGAAGAATATACTCTTCTCTACACAGGTTGACAATGTCATTAGCATTTTAA
- the prf1 gene encoding peptide chain release factor 1 translates to MSISAAERFKLNKIIKTLEQYRGRHTELVTVYVPVGYEMTKIMNHLAQEQGTAKNIKSKQTRDNVTAALEKMIQHLRIVGRTPANGLAAFAGNVAEREGQSDIQVWSIEPPVPLNLRLYRCDKEFILEPLKEMCESKAVYGLVVLDRRDAIIALLKGKTIIPLVKTHSEVPGKFKAGGQSSVRFARNRELSAKDHYNKVGDYMKDQFLGRSEIKGILVGGPGPTKYEFVEGDFITNEVKKKILAIKDLGYTEEFGLQELVDKCEDVLASEEIAEEKKIMQKFFSMFSTEQGKVAYGEKDCMAHVKNGVVDTLLLSEQLDDAKIEAFEEAAKQFNTIVKLISTETREGVQLRDLGKVGAILRYDVSGQ, encoded by the coding sequence ATGTCAATCTCAGCAGCTGAACGATTTAAACTGAATAAAATTATCAAAACTCTGGAACAATATAGAGGCAGGCATACTGAATTAGTGACTGTCTATGTTCCTGTCGGTTATGAAATGACTAAAATTATGAATCATCTTGCTCAAGAGCAGGGTACTGCCAAGAACATTAAATCTAAGCAGACAAGAGACAATGTCACTGCTGCTTTAGAAAAGATGATTCAGCATTTACGGATTGTAGGAAGAACTCCGGCAAATGGTTTAGCTGCATTTGCAGGCAACGTGGCTGAGCGTGAAGGTCAGTCAGATATTCAAGTTTGGAGTATTGAACCGCCAGTGCCTTTAAACTTGCGGTTGTATAGATGTGATAAAGAATTTATTCTTGAGCCATTAAAAGAGATGTGTGAATCAAAAGCAGTGTATGGATTAGTGGTTCTTGATAGAAGGGATGCAATTATAGCATTGCTTAAAGGAAAAACAATAATTCCCTTAGTTAAAACGCATTCCGAGGTTCCAGGAAAGTTTAAGGCCGGTGGTCAGAGTTCAGTCCGTTTCGCACGCAACCGAGAGCTTTCAGCAAAAGATCATTATAATAAAGTTGGGGATTATATGAAAGATCAATTTTTAGGGCGAAGTGAAATTAAAGGGATTTTAGTAGGCGGTCCTGGCCCAACAAAATATGAGTTTGTTGAAGGAGATTTTATTACTAATGAAGTTAAAAAGAAGATTCTCGCTATTAAAGATTTAGGATATACTGAAGAGTTTGGATTGCAGGAATTAGTTGATAAATGCGAAGATGTTCTTGCTTCTGAAGAAATAGCAGAAGAAAAAAAGATCATGCAGAAATTTTTCAGTATGTTCAGCACTGAGCAGGGTAAAGTTGCTTATGGAGAAAAAGATTGCATGGCGCATGTTAAAAATGGTGTGGTTGACACTTTGTTATTATCAGAGCAATTAGATGATGCAAAAATAGAAGCATTTGAAGAAGCAGCAAAGCAATTTAACACCATAGTTAAATTAATATCAACAGAAACAAGAGAAGGCGTGCAATTAAGGGATTTAGGTAAAGTGGGAGCAATATTAAGATATGATGTTAGTGGACAATAA
- a CDS encoding DUF4234 domain-containing protein — protein sequence MVKRRNPALVIIFMIITLGIYGIYWFVKTKEEIKSQGAQIPTAWLLIIPIVCLYWLFRYAEGFSNYVRKDNSPVLWFFFMWFIPIIPIVLIQMDLNKLTL from the coding sequence ATGGTTAAGCGAAGAAATCCAGCATTAGTGATTATCTTTATGATAATCACGTTAGGAATTTATGGTATCTATTGGTTTGTAAAAACAAAAGAAGAGATAAAATCCCAGGGCGCTCAAATTCCAACAGCATGGTTGCTTATTATTCCTATTGTTTGCCTTTATTGGCTTTTTAGATATGCAGAAGGGTTTTCAAATTATGTACGAAAAGACAACAGTCCAGTACTATGGTTTTTTTTCATGTGGTTTATTCCGATCATACCCATTGTTTTAATACAAATGGATTTGAATAAATTAACTTTATAA
- the gatE gene encoding Glu-tRNA(Gln) amidotransferase subunit GatE, with translation MNYHQLGLISGIEIHQQLEGNKLFCACPTEIIDAQPDAIVERVLRAVEGETGEIDIAASHEQKKQKYYRYHLYHKNTCLVEIDEEPPHPVNKTALKTCLIAAKLLDAKVVDEIQFMRKTVIDGSNVSGFQRTALVATDGFIETSFGKVSIPTICLEEDSAKIIEKHTDYAVYNLSRLGIPLIEIATAPDMHSPEQVKEVAEKIGMLLRATNAVKRGLGTIRQDLNISIKGCPRVEIKGAQDLHLIPKIVEYEVQRQQNMLALTEKLQRIPLLKQQAAQNLTQIFTNTQCAFLQKAIKEGKGIYGLKIPCFAGIFGSELMPNHRVGTEISDKTKLLTGAGIVHSDELPKFGITDKEVAVIREKLSCNKDDAFVLSAVKHDHAKIVFEIIIEQINLLRSGVISEVRAATQEATSKYMRPMPGSARMYPETDIPSIPITEQYLKLLSLPETLEAKQTRLETLGLSNDLAELLVKKGDVAFFETCVAHYKNLKPAFIAEVLLPKLLEVKRKYNVDIDKITQPQIKLLLGHLNQGSIVKSSVEEIFLQYAQGKEVNYGKFKGISRAELERAIKEIIASNKGKPVGAIMGLVMKRYQGNVDGKLVSEILHKFI, from the coding sequence ATGAACTACCATCAGCTCGGTTTAATCTCAGGCATTGAAATTCATCAGCAGTTAGAAGGCAATAAATTATTCTGCGCTTGTCCAACTGAAATCATTGATGCTCAACCAGATGCAATAGTCGAACGTGTATTACGTGCAGTTGAAGGAGAAACTGGTGAGATTGATATAGCAGCTTCCCATGAGCAAAAAAAACAAAAATATTATCGTTATCATCTTTACCATAAAAATACCTGTCTTGTTGAGATTGATGAAGAGCCGCCTCATCCAGTCAACAAAACAGCATTGAAAACTTGTTTAATTGCAGCAAAATTATTGGATGCAAAAGTAGTTGATGAAATTCAATTTATGCGGAAAACAGTTATTGACGGGAGCAATGTTTCAGGTTTTCAAAGAACAGCATTGGTAGCCACTGATGGCTTCATTGAAACAAGTTTTGGTAAAGTATCAATACCAACGATTTGTTTAGAAGAAGATTCTGCTAAAATTATTGAAAAACACACTGATTATGCAGTGTACAATCTCTCAAGATTGGGCATTCCTTTAATTGAAATTGCAACAGCTCCAGACATGCATAGTCCTGAACAAGTAAAAGAAGTAGCAGAAAAGATTGGTATGCTGCTTCGGGCAACTAATGCAGTGAAGCGTGGTTTAGGAACTATTCGACAGGACCTTAATATCTCGATTAAAGGCTGTCCACGAGTAGAAATCAAAGGCGCACAGGATTTGCATTTGATTCCTAAAATTGTAGAGTACGAGGTTCAACGCCAGCAGAATATGCTTGCGTTAACTGAAAAGTTGCAGCGTATTCCTCTGCTCAAACAACAAGCTGCTCAAAACTTAACGCAAATATTCACCAACACGCAATGCGCTTTTTTACAGAAAGCAATCAAAGAGGGGAAAGGAATTTATGGCTTGAAAATCCCATGTTTTGCTGGGATATTTGGCAGTGAATTAATGCCAAATCATCGTGTTGGAACTGAAATTTCAGACAAAACTAAACTATTAACTGGAGCAGGAATAGTGCATTCAGATGAACTGCCTAAATTCGGTATTACAGACAAAGAAGTTGCTGTGATCAGGGAAAAACTTTCTTGTAACAAAGATGATGCTTTTGTCTTAAGCGCAGTTAAACATGACCATGCTAAAATAGTCTTTGAAATAATTATTGAACAGATCAATTTATTGCGCAGTGGTGTTATTTCAGAAGTTCGCGCAGCAACGCAGGAAGCAACTTCAAAATATATGCGGCCAATGCCAGGAAGTGCAAGAATGTATCCAGAAACAGATATTCCTTCAATTCCAATAACTGAACAATATTTGAAATTATTGTCTTTGCCGGAAACTCTTGAAGCAAAGCAAACAAGATTAGAAACGCTTGGTTTAAGCAATGATTTAGCTGAATTGTTAGTTAAAAAAGGCGATGTTGCATTTTTTGAAACATGTGTAGCTCATTACAAAAATCTCAAGCCTGCATTTATTGCTGAAGTGTTATTGCCTAAGCTATTGGAAGTGAAGAGAAAGTACAATGTTGACATTGATAAAATTACTCAGCCCCAGATCAAATTATTACTAGGGCATCTTAATCAGGGCTCTATAGTTAAAAGCAGTGTTGAAGAGATTTTTTTGCAGTATGCTCAAGGTAAAGAAGTCAATTATGGGAAATTCAAAGGAATATCAAGAGCTGAGTTAGAAAGAGCAATAAAAGAGATTATTGCTAGCAACAAAGGCAAGCCAGTTGGAGCTATAATGGGTTTAGTGATGAAAAGATACCAAGGCAACGTAGATGGTAAATTAGTTAGTGAAATTCTTCATAAATTTATATAA
- a CDS encoding DUF4325 domain-containing protein has protein sequence MNTSTKVIIKDKISVDLALRESAKKFFQEIARLSTKYISVDFKGVKSISRSFAHEYITRKKIMKQNISEINVPENVRKMFDIVNEPQDKIQILDIKRIKAVSL, from the coding sequence ATGAACACCTCAACTAAAGTTATTATCAAAGATAAGATTTCAGTAGATTTAGCACTGAGAGAATCTGCAAAAAAGTTCTTTCAAGAAATTGCAAGGTTATCTACTAAATATATTTCTGTAGATTTCAAAGGTGTAAAATCAATATCACGTTCTTTTGCGCATGAGTATATAACAAGGAAAAAAATAATGAAACAGAATATCAGTGAGATTAATGTTCCTGAAAATGTAAGAAAAATGTTTGATATAGTGAATGAACCACAAGATAAAATACAGATACTTGACATAAAAAGAATAAAAGCAGTTAGTTTGTAA
- a CDS encoding sensor histidine kinase has translation MPELQVPDLVNNYLTFCNYRERATSTKVIDLSSCSWLFPTTLLLLGDFIKKNQTMKYLPPYNHNVANYVGLVRGVIKIEELENKSYVPCVQLPNKREKVIDILEFIFKLHKNGKEYGGENVFKYLVSELVDNIYQHSEFHNALVMAQRYDKKGFVEICFFDDGITIPGSFQKAGLIFNDHEAIVRAVNGLSTKSKDRGYGLSTNLDIFTKGMNGEVLIVSRAGALYIGKNLEKLYILKQIYTLEGTLISIRIPLPAPKVDLYEHLN, from the coding sequence ATGCCTGAACTTCAAGTACCTGATTTAGTGAACAATTATCTTACGTTTTGCAATTATAGGGAACGTGCTACTTCTACTAAAGTAATTGATTTAAGCTCATGCAGTTGGCTTTTCCCAACAACGTTATTGCTATTAGGAGATTTCATAAAGAAAAATCAAACGATGAAATATTTACCGCCTTATAACCATAATGTAGCAAATTACGTGGGTTTAGTAAGAGGAGTTATTAAGATTGAAGAACTTGAAAATAAATCTTATGTACCATGTGTTCAATTACCTAATAAACGTGAAAAAGTAATAGATATCTTAGAATTTATCTTTAAATTGCACAAAAATGGCAAAGAATATGGTGGTGAAAACGTATTTAAGTATTTAGTGAGTGAGTTAGTAGATAATATTTATCAACATTCAGAATTTCATAATGCTTTAGTTATGGCGCAACGTTATGATAAGAAAGGTTTTGTAGAGATTTGTTTTTTTGATGATGGCATAACTATTCCAGGTAGTTTTCAAAAGGCTGGTTTAATTTTTAATGATCATGAAGCCATAGTAAGAGCTGTTAATGGTCTTTCAACAAAAAGTAAAGACAGAGGATATGGACTTAGTACTAATTTAGACATATTCACTAAGGGCATGAATGGAGAAGTTCTAATTGTTTCAAGGGCAGGAGCCTTATATATTGGGAAGAATTTAGAAAAATTATATATACTTAAACAGATATATACACTAGAAGGTACATTAATAAGCATTAGAATACCATTACCAGCTCCAAAAGTGGATTTATATGAACACCTCAACTAA
- a CDS encoding SIMPL domain-containing protein (The SIMPL domain is named for its presence in mouse protein SIMPL (signalling molecule that associates with mouse pelle-like kinase). Bacterial member BP26, from Brucella, was shown to assemble into a channel-like structure, while YggE from E. coli has been associated with resistance to oxidative stress.), with the protein MTETNKESGIKWIVVLLTIGILVLGILAYTKTPSVVNSNGVTSDTSTINMAGKAESKEAPDEAVVYISVQTKHKDVVEAQTQNKEKMNVVINNLKSLGLKDKNLQTDNYNIYQDRQWDYETKKYIDNGYQVSHRLVVTTNDIELVGKVLDTAIKAGANNVDNIQFKLSDKKQKEVELQLLAEATKDAKARAQTLAEAAGMNLGKVLSLGQSTGYTPVYYNDYRKYAVAEMAATAEPTTINPQDVTVMVNVNVVYELE; encoded by the coding sequence ATGACTGAAACAAATAAAGAATCTGGTATTAAATGGATTGTAGTGCTTTTAACGATAGGTATTTTGGTATTAGGTATATTGGCGTACACTAAAACTCCGTCAGTCGTTAATAGTAATGGTGTAACTTCAGATACTTCTACTATTAATATGGCTGGAAAAGCAGAATCTAAAGAAGCGCCTGATGAGGCAGTTGTTTATATTAGTGTGCAAACCAAACATAAAGATGTTGTTGAAGCGCAAACGCAAAACAAAGAAAAGATGAATGTGGTAATTAATAACTTAAAATCATTGGGCTTAAAAGACAAAAACTTGCAGACAGATAATTATAATATCTATCAAGATCGCCAGTGGGATTATGAAACCAAAAAATACATTGATAATGGCTATCAAGTAAGCCATCGCCTTGTCGTTACTACCAATGATATTGAGCTTGTAGGGAAAGTGCTTGATACTGCCATAAAAGCAGGAGCTAATAATGTTGATAATATCCAATTCAAATTATCAGATAAAAAGCAGAAAGAAGTTGAATTGCAGTTATTAGCAGAAGCAACCAAAGATGCTAAAGCTCGGGCACAAACACTAGCAGAAGCTGCAGGCATGAATCTGGGAAAAGTGCTTTCTTTAGGGCAATCAACAGGATATACACCAGTATATTATAATGACTATCGAAAATATGCTGTTGCAGAGATGGCAGCAACTGCAGAACCAACAACCATTAATCCGCAGGATGTTACCGTTATGGTTAATGTGAATGTGGTGTATGAGTTGGAGTAA
- a CDS encoding mechanosensitive ion channel family protein → MVDFSTILTQTYFDNTVLQYLIALGIIAAGYIAGKIAYYIIKNILIKFAEKTETKFDDILINSIHGPLVFLLFVISLNIAYRTLILSQGILTFFERITSVLVIINIVWFLIKFLDEIIVQYLQPLAAKTASDLDDHLVPILRRIVKIILVIIAGIMILDDFGYNVNSILAGLGIGGLAFAFAAKDVLANMFGGITIIADKPFKIGQRIKIDTYDGIVEEVGLRSTKIRTLDKTEVIIPNLKFTDQIIENITREPARKIKCILGLVYSTPTKKLEQAIEIVKDIIEKHKLTTKNYHVFFDEFAAYSLNIKVMYYINSKDGDVIFRTQNEINFEIKRRFEQYRIEFAFPTQTIEMKK, encoded by the coding sequence ATGGTTGATTTTAGCACTATACTTACTCAAACATACTTTGATAATACGGTTTTACAGTATCTCATAGCATTAGGTATAATTGCGGCGGGATATATAGCTGGAAAGATTGCTTATTATATTATTAAAAACATTTTAATTAAGTTTGCTGAGAAAACTGAGACCAAGTTTGATGATATTCTTATTAACTCAATTCATGGACCATTAGTTTTCTTATTATTTGTTATATCCTTGAATATTGCTTATCGCACCTTAATCTTAAGCCAGGGAATATTGACTTTTTTTGAGCGTATAACTTCAGTGTTGGTTATAATTAACATTGTATGGTTTTTAATTAAATTCCTTGATGAGATCATTGTCCAGTATTTACAACCCTTGGCTGCTAAAACTGCTTCTGATTTAGATGACCATCTTGTTCCGATCTTAAGAAGAATTGTTAAAATCATCTTAGTCATTATTGCCGGCATTATGATTCTTGATGATTTTGGGTATAATGTTAACTCCATTCTTGCAGGATTAGGAATAGGCGGATTAGCATTTGCTTTTGCAGCAAAAGATGTTCTTGCTAATATGTTCGGAGGAATAACGATCATTGCCGACAAGCCATTTAAAATTGGGCAGCGAATTAAAATTGACACTTATGATGGCATTGTTGAAGAAGTTGGCCTGCGTTCAACTAAAATAAGAACCCTTGATAAGACTGAAGTGATTATCCCTAATCTCAAGTTTACTGACCAAATTATAGAAAATATTACCCGCGAACCTGCTCGAAAAATAAAATGCATCCTTGGATTAGTTTACAGCACTCCTACTAAAAAACTAGAGCAGGCAATTGAAATAGTTAAAGATATTATAGAAAAACATAAACTTACTACCAAAAATTATCACGTGTTTTTTGATGAATTTGCAGCGTATTCACTCAATATAAAAGTTATGTATTATATTAACAGCAAAGACGGCGATGTTATTTTTAGAACACAGAACGAGATTAATTTTGAGATAAAACGAAGATTTGAGCAATACAGAATTGAATTTGCCTTCCCTACCCAGACTATTGAGATGAAGAAGTAG
- a CDS encoding phage antirepressor protein, with protein sequence MDKNNALVVFQDKKIRRIWYNEEWYFSVIDVIAALEASTVPKRYWSDLKTKLSTEGFEPYDNIVQLKLLAEDGKLRETDCANTKNMFRVIQSIPSLKAEPFKQWLAQVGYERVQEIEDPELTQKRMKELYRLKGYSDDWIEKRVRGIAIRQELTDEWKKRGVEESREFAILTNEISKATFGKTVEEYKQFKGLNKGNLRDHMNDLELIFTMLGERVTTEITKTEDTPGFNKCKNASQRGGKVAGNARKETEKELRRSIVSDENYISESENKKKLLVKNEKSKKQDNASL encoded by the coding sequence ATGGATAAAAATAATGCTTTAGTAGTTTTTCAAGATAAGAAAATACGAAGGATTTGGTATAATGAAGAATGGTATTTTTCAGTAATAGATGTTATAGCTGCATTAGAAGCTAGTACTGTACCTAAAAGATATTGGTCTGACTTAAAAACAAAGCTTTCTACTGAAGGTTTTGAACCGTACGATAATATCGTACAGTTGAAATTACTTGCAGAAGACGGTAAATTAAGAGAGACAGACTGTGCAAATACTAAGAATATGTTCAGAGTCATTCAATCAATTCCATCTCTTAAAGCAGAACCATTCAAACAATGGTTGGCACAAGTAGGTTATGAACGAGTTCAAGAAATAGAGGATCCAGAGCTTACTCAAAAAAGAATGAAAGAACTGTATAGGTTAAAAGGATATTCTGATGATTGGATTGAGAAAAGAGTTAGAGGAATTGCTATAAGGCAGGAATTAACTGATGAATGGAAAAAACGCGGTGTTGAAGAAAGTAGGGAATTTGCCATCTTAACCAATGAAATCAGTAAAGCAACATTTGGCAAAACAGTTGAGGAGTATAAACAATTCAAAGGATTAAATAAAGGAAATTTACGCGATCACATGAATGATTTAGAATTAATATTTACTATGCTTGGAGAAAGGGTAACTACTGAGATTACTAAAACAGAAGATACACCTGGATTTAATAAATGTAAAAATGCCAGCCAAAGAGGCGGAAAAGTAGCAGGCAATGCACGAAAAGAAACTGAAAAAGAGTTAAGACGTTCAATTGTATCTGATGAAAATTATATCTCTGAGTCTGAAAACAAGAAGAAGCTGTTGGTAAAAAATGAAAAGAGTAAGAAGCAAGACAATGCCTCATTGTGA
- a CDS encoding ABC transporter permease produces the protein MPNSFTSFIALFKRDLHVFFRNFRSNMLRVILQPLFFIVVFGIILAKAGIVPENFSSIMAPGIITIGLMFSAGFGVVALVGLSFFRDKEIRSQIQVPISIELLGLEKILFGVFQGVFSGVIILLLELFLLNNVFSIKLINIFPLLLVMILTSAIFASLGLIVSSVFRIPALMFESFNLVVTTFMFFGGTFFSLAIISSINKYASYILYVIPNIYTNEALRSLLTAHQGSLPLGYCLLGLTIFAALFMVLGLKAFKKRAIN, from the coding sequence ATGCCAAATAGTTTCACTAGTTTTATTGCATTATTCAAACGTGATTTGCACGTGTTTTTTCGTAATTTTAGAAGCAATATGTTGAGAGTAATCCTTCAGCCGCTCTTTTTTATCGTTGTATTTGGGATTATTTTAGCAAAAGCAGGAATTGTTCCAGAAAATTTTTCATCAATCATGGCGCCAGGCATTATTACGATCGGCTTGATGTTTTCAGCAGGCTTTGGTGTTGTTGCCTTAGTAGGATTAAGTTTTTTCAGAGATAAAGAAATACGGTCGCAAATCCAGGTTCCAATAAGCATTGAACTATTAGGATTGGAAAAAATACTATTTGGCGTATTTCAAGGAGTATTTTCAGGAGTAATTATTTTATTATTAGAACTATTTTTATTAAATAATGTATTTTCTATAAAACTCATTAATATATTTCCCTTATTATTAGTCATGATCTTAACGTCAGCAATCTTTGCGTCTCTTGGATTAATAGTTTCAAGTGTATTTAGAATTCCAGCGTTAATGTTTGAGTCATTTAACTTAGTGGTTACAACCTTTATGTTTTTTGGCGGAACCTTTTTTTCATTGGCAATCATTAGCTCAATTAACAAATATGCTAGTTACATTCTCTATGTTATTCCTAATATTTATACTAATGAAGCATTGCGCAGTTTATTAACTGCTCATCAAGGAAGCTTGCCTTTAGGTTATTGTTTGTTAGGATTAACCATTTTTGCAGCTTTATTTATGGTATTAGGCTTAAAGGCGTTTAAGAAACGGGCGATTAATTGA
- a CDS encoding ATP-binding cassette domain-containing protein: MEDVVVIKNLEKSFGSIKAVDSISFTIKKGEIFGLLGPNGAGKTTTINMISCLSVPNNGEITVYGYNVKKEPQKVKQQLGLVPQFNSLDEEITALQNLTFYASYYSIPEMQSKPVALELLKLIGLLERKDENIAGFSGGMKQRLLLARALVTEPKFLILDEPTIGLDPQVRRKIWEYINEFRKKGITILLTTHYLDEADELCDRIGIIDHGKILMIDTPHHLKKKVLSESRVEIKVSSLPPKLEEELKTIEHVVEVKCHDHQDEKHIIIFANNVADCIIQIDKTIKKHTALLHMGIKDMSLEDVFIRLTGEEMRDAK; this comes from the coding sequence ATGGAAGATGTAGTTGTTATAAAAAACTTAGAAAAATCTTTTGGCAGCATAAAGGCAGTTGATAGCATTAGCTTTACGATTAAAAAAGGAGAAATCTTTGGATTATTAGGTCCGAACGGCGCAGGTAAAACAACAACTATCAACATGATCTCTTGCTTAAGTGTCCCAAATAACGGTGAGATTACTGTATACGGTTATAATGTTAAAAAGGAGCCTCAAAAAGTAAAACAACAACTCGGTTTAGTTCCGCAATTTAATTCCCTTGATGAAGAAATTACAGCGCTGCAAAATTTAACTTTTTATGCTTCTTATTACAGCATTCCTGAAATGCAATCAAAACCAGTAGCATTAGAACTTTTGAAATTAATTGGTTTGTTGGAAAGAAAAGATGAAAATATTGCAGGTTTTTCAGGAGGTATGAAACAGCGTTTGCTCCTTGCCCGCGCCTTGGTAACAGAGCCAAAATTCTTAATTCTTGACGAACCGACGATTGGATTGGATCCTCAAGTGCGAAGAAAAATATGGGAATATATCAATGAATTCAGAAAAAAAGGCATCACTATCCTATTGACAACACATTATCTTGATGAAGCTGACGAACTATGCGACAGAATTGGCATTATTGACCATGGTAAGATATTGATGATTGATACACCCCATCATCTTAAGAAAAAAGTATTGTCAGAATCAAGAGTTGAAATAAAAGTTTCTTCTTTGCCACCAAAACTTGAAGAGGAGTTAAAAACTATTGAGCATGTTGTTGAAGTAAAATGTCACGATCATCAAGATGAGAAGCACATCATTATTTTTGCAAATAATGTAGCAGATTGCATTATTCAGATTGATAAAACAATAAAAAAACATACAGCATTATTGCACATGGGGATTAAAGATATGTCGTTGGAAGATGTCTTCATTAGACTAACCGGTGAGGAGATGCGGGATGCCAAATAG
- a CDS encoding type II toxin-antitoxin system PemK/MazF family toxin, with product MLKSGDVILAHMQFTDTFEIKKRPAVVLFEEYGNVVIAGITSNISMDGILLTKKEGAIKDSIIKVNYIFTVSKMMIEKTLFSLSKEKKKQLYEALNGKLKQLTI from the coding sequence ATGCTTAAATCAGGCGATGTTATCCTTGCGCATATGCAGTTTACTGATACTTTTGAAATTAAAAAACGGCCAGCAGTAGTTTTATTTGAAGAATATGGGAACGTGGTTATTGCAGGAATTACAAGCAATATATCTATGGATGGAATATTGCTCACCAAAAAAGAAGGTGCAATAAAAGATAGCATCATCAAAGTAAATTATATATTTACTGTTTCAAAAATGATGATTGAGAAAACCTTATTTTCATTATCAAAAGAGAAAAAGAAACAGCTTTACGAAGCGCTAAATGGAAAACTGAAACAGTTAACTATTTGA